The sequence TTAATAGCTGGTGTTGTTTTTCAGATTGTACTTCATAGATCAGGTACATATATAAAAGATATTCTGGGATGTGCAGGAGGTAAATAAGATTTAGGAGTATGTGGTTTCACCATGTGAAGTTTGGTTTAGTTATGTGTTTCTCAAGcttattgtgttgttttattgACTGTACTTTCCCTACTTGGATTTCTAATTCCAGTTAGTAGGTTGGGTTTGCCTCTCTTTGTAACTGGCAGATGAACAAGAGTACCTCACAGTTGGAAAAGGTCAAAGCGTCTAACTGATAACTAAAGAGGGAGTTCTCTTGGATGCTTCAGAGAAATCCAGGTTGTCAAAGCGTCTAACTGATAACTAAAGAGGGAGTTCTCTTGGATGCTTCAGAGAAATCCAGGTTTAGTATCTTTTAATTGCTCTCCTCTTGGTGTATGTTGTAGCTTTTATAGTGTATTTGCGTGTACCTTAAGATGACTAACATTGATGTAGAAAATTAGAAGTGATGTGAAGTGGGTGGCTGAGGAAAAATAACACAGTTGTTAATGGAGCCCAGTTTTGAAGTTGGTTGATATTAGCCTGTAATGGAATGGTGCATATGACTTTATTTCCTGTTTGCTGGTTCATGTAAGTGATCGACTTTGGTAACAGTCAATCTCAAGGCAGCAGAAGATTATTTAGTCATGACTATTAAGCACTAAATGAGATGTGGAACGTACTTGAGTTCAAGAAAGCCACTCATCTCGATTGCCCCACAAAATGATACTTCACCATCACCTTGAGAAAAATGCATATCACCAGTACTGAGGTTTGCTCCTTCTACAAATACTGGAAGGTATATTTTTGAACCTCTGCTGAGATTTTTGATGTCACAATTTCCTCCATTTTCACGTCCAGGTATTGTTCTTGCGGCCTCATTGGCAATTCTATTCCATTCATGAGTTCCATCTTGAATCTACATACAATCACGagttgtcaaaaaaaaaattgacgtGCTTAGCCGTTAAGTTTGTTTGTTCACTCTCTTTCTCTAGATCATATTCTGTTTACTGTTTACAGTAATGTCGGGCTGCAGCTTGTTGATAAGGAATTTATCTTCTTGTTCTTTTATAGCTTTGGTTTAAATTGAGAATATATAATGGTTAGGGAATGACAAAGTGGTCAGTTCCTGAAACAATTGCAAGCCTTCATACCTTGCCAAGAATGCACCCTTTTGTTGAAGGTAGGTTAGCCAATGGTCTTGAATGCAAGACTTCACATAATTTGAGAGTTTGGGGACCCGTTTCTTCAAGCTTTCTTTCCCTCTCATTCCAGATATTGAGAAGTTCTTTTGAAGGCGCTGTTCCAATTATTCCAGGATGAACTAAACCGGGAAATCTTACACCTGTTTGAAAGATTTCCGGTAAATGTCATTAGGATTTGATATGTATATTTGTCTAGGATATATTAGGAGAAGATACAGCTTTACCTGGTATATGAGGTGAGTAGGCATATATGCCTTCGAAATACCAAATGGCTTTAGTTGCACGTGGAAAATGATCTGTTAGAAATCCTCCACCGTTCTCTCTATCAAATATAGCTGTAAAACCCCATTCGTCTCCAGGGAGAGGCCCCAAGTTGCATATTTCAACAGCAAGAAGGTCACCTGGTTCAGCAGGATTTCCATCCAAGTCTACAACTCTTACTGGCCCACTGAGATAATGGACCTGCATAAGAGAGTTTAATGATTCAGTCTAAAGTGATTTCAAACATCTTATGACTTGTGAGCTAGGACTCTTTGTTGGTTGATTCACTGGATATGTTACTTTATGCATACTTACAGTGGATAGATCAACCGTTTTTACATCAATTGCAGAGTTATTATCTTGGATAGCGCCTGCTGTCCAATCAACCATCTCAATTCGGAACGTCTCCCCTGTTTTAATCTCTGTTACAGGAGGTATCTCTGGGTGCCAACGGTTGTGGAGTGGCAACTTTTGCTCCCATGGTTTTTTCTTTAAGTCTATGGGAATTACAAGTCTTGGAGTTGGAGGAGCCATGGTGACTTAGTGTTGTATGAATCACTGAGCATGTTTACTTCCATTACTTGGCATTCTAAGGAAAGGAGGTGACTGATTGGGACAAGGTCGCTAGCTGACAAATGGGGAGTCACATCTCTGTAATGGTCACGGCTTACCTTCTTGAAAATGACAAAGATATTGGACACAGTTGATAATAGTATACATCCTAAGTGTGAAACAAGCTAGCTCAATCCAGCCCAATAAAATTAGAGCAAGAAATAACTCTTTCTAGCTTCAATGGTGGATCTTCAGCCTCAAAAGAAAATGTATAATATTTATGAATAAGGTCTCTCAAAAGGAAATATTCAGTTGATATGGACCGATACAATTGAAAAATATAGTGAAGCTCACGCCATGGACATTCTAGTTTAACTTATTACTTATGTCTTTTGGCTATTGTTGGAATATATGGGTTCAGGGTTGAACTTTCACTGTTAACTTCGTGTTAAACCTTTTTCTTTCAGGAAACTACTACTAGTTCGGAAGAGGGGTTCAGTTGAATAGAAGTAATAAAGGTTGAAAACAATGACACGAGAGTGCAATGAAGAACTCACAACAGACTGATCAGCATGCTTGATGTCCTCAGCAGTGTAGTCTTTTGTTATACCACCTCCACTAAAATCAACCATCTCAACCCTGAACACCTCCCTAACTCGCACGTCTGCTACCGGAGGTATCTCCGGGTGCCACCGGTTGTGAAGAGGTGGATTTTGTTCCCATGGCTTCTTCTTTAAATCTACCTGCAGTACCAACTTTGGACCTATTGAATTCATCATGCCTTTTTTTCTATGCCAGTAGCTAGGTTCTCAAGCTCGAATTCACATGAAAAGGTAGAAACGCCCTTCGTTAAGCTTTCTTAATCAAAAAGCAGCGAGAGCTTTATAGTACATAACTTATTCTTTCACTCATGTTCAAGCTACATGACATTTGTTCAAAGTCAATAATAGGTTAGCATATGGTTTGGAGTTCCCCTCCAGTGTCCTCTCAACAAAGTTTCTTCTAAAGTGGCAAAATCAGGACAAATCAAGTCTTGTTGTTAGCCATTTATTTTCTAAGAATATGGCAGGCACCCATGTAAAGGTTACCTTAATCTGTCTGCAAGCAACATTAGCCACTCATCAGGGAATATGCGAAAAGTTTTATCGTGTTATCTAGATTGAATTCTAGTGTGATGACTTGATTTAACCTTTCATTAATTTTTGGTGCTTTATGAGAGtacaaattaatctttttcttGAAGTGTTCATAACTTAAAGTGTACCTGCTGTTTAGGATTAACGTAGATACAACACTAGCATTCTCCATGTAACAGAGAAAAGGAAGTGGTTTTTTTTCACAAGTACCATCATTTTGAGGACAGAAACAATGGTCCAAAAGCTAATCCTAGTCCCAATTGCCTTTTGTAGAGGACCCCACAAATCAAAATCTTTAGGATTTGCCAATATCTTTTGATGGCTTCACTTCACTGCAAGTGCTTGGTTTTTTGTCTGCCCACAAGGATGGTCCCTCAGTGGCTGAAATAGTCATCTGGTACTCATCTGAGAGAATACTTTTCTCCAGGACTACATATCTCATAGGTGGTTACAATCTCTTCAATCAAGAACCAATTGACCTCACCATGTTCCTTAGTTTGGTTATTAATTGCATTCTGATTGGGACATACTTGAAAAATGTTAGATACTTTCTACCTTAGCTACCCAGTCGATTTTTCAACTGAAAACCTTATGTGAGAAGTGTCCCCTCTTATCAATTAGGTTAACCTCATACAAAAAGCTagctaattcttttttttttataaccgtggCATCTTGGACGGCTAACAATAGGTACCAAATAACTTTGTCTATCATGGCTAAAataaatgggaagaaatcacACAATGATTATCTCCGTTGGGAATTAAACCTGAGACTTGATGGTGCTCAACTAAACTTCATTGAATCACTAAGCCAGAACACGAAAAGCTAGCTACTTACTGTATTTAAATCCCCCGCCGACAGATGCACGAGTCAATAGAGGGATCACGGCACTAGCTAGCGACCCATCAAAAATTAGGTGACGCCAAAGCTAGCATTTTTGGACTTCCATAAACTCTAGTGATTCCTCTTTGTGTAGATTAAGGTTATATCCTCTTGAAATTTACTTTTCAAGAATGTTGCAACAATGTTCATCAACTACTCATGTCGTTGGAAATAAGCGGGCGTTCGGTATTCGATTCGATATTTTTAAAGTCCGAATTCAACAATTTGGTAGTTGAAAGTAGATACCACACACCATATTTTTAAGCTTCGGTTCGGTAATTCAGtaattgataaattaaatttcgatttggTACggtacgtttaaacttcaaagagtatatttaatagaaaccttatttaatattctttttcatttttttattatattatcaagATCTAAGAGATTTTTTGAGCTGACTAATACCATTATCTATTGGGCTAGTTAGACtgaatatgaaaatattaaaattttactctcaaatatcAATTACCTAATTGTTTGCAATGCTTCCTAAAGCTAGCCTGAGGAGGAACAAACCTATGACTACTAGTTAATACAGTGGTAGAGTTATCCATAGTACCAGGCGTAACTCGCCTTATATTACAAACATCATGAG comes from Capsicum annuum cultivar UCD-10X-F1 chromosome 2, UCD10Xv1.1, whole genome shotgun sequence and encodes:
- the LOC107860201 gene encoding formamidase isoform X2 → MMNSIGPKLVLQVDLKKKPWEQNPPLHNRWHPEIPPVADVRVREVFRVEMVDFSGGGITKDYTAEDIKHADQSVVHYLSGPVRVVDLDGNPAEPGDLLAVEICNLGPLPGDEWGFTAIFDRENGGGFLTDHFPRATKAIWYFEGIYAYSPHIPGVRFPGLVHPGIIGTAPSKELLNIWNERERKLEETGPQTLKLCEVLHSRPLANLPSTKGCILGKIQDGTHEWNRIANEAARTIPGRENGGNCDIKNLSRGSKIYLPVFVEGANLSTGDMHFSQGDGEVSFCGAIEMSGFLELKCEIIRNGMKEYLTPMGPTPLHVNPIFEIGPMEPRFSEWLVFEGISVDESGQQHYLDASVAYKRAVLNAIDYLSKFGYTKEQVYLLLSCCPCEGRISGIVDAPNAVATLAIPTAIFDQDIRPKVNKVPIGPRLVRNPVIPQCTYDGSLPITKNPLLDQQGSSCNMDARS
- the LOC107860201 gene encoding formamidase isoform X5 is translated as MMNSIGPKLVLQVDLKKKPWEQNPPLHNRWHPEIPPVADVRVREVFRVEMVDFSGGGITKDYTAEDIKHADQSVVHYLSGPVRVVDLDGNPAEPGDLLAVEICNLGPLPGDEWGFTAIFDRENGGGFLTDHFPRATKAIWYFEGIYAYSPHIPGVRFPGLVHPGIIGTAPSKELLNIWNERERKLEETGPQTLKLCEVLHSRPLANLPSTKGCILGKIQDGTHEWNRIANEAARTIPGRENGGNCDIKNLSRGSKIYLPVFVEGANLSTGDMHFSQGDGEVSFCGAIEMSGFLELKCEIIRNGMKEYLTPMGPTPLHVNPIFEIGPMEPRFSEWLVFEGISVDESGQQHYLDASVAYKRAVLNAIDYLSKFGYTKEQVYLLLSCCPCEGRISGIVDAPNAVATLAIPTAIFDQHQNQLLSHDQDGNSLLSVNETTSGYSPKGQ
- the LOC107860201 gene encoding formamidase isoform X4, with the translated sequence MAPPTPRLVIPIDLKKKPWEQKLPLHNRWHPEIPPVTEIKTGETFRIEMVDWTAGAIQDNNSAIDVKTVDLSTVHYLSGPVRVVDLDGNPAEPGDLLAVEICNLGPLPGDEWGFTAIFDRENGGGFLTDHFPRATKAIWYFEGIYAYSPHIPGVRFPGLVHPGIIGTAPSKELLNIWNERERKLEETGPQTLKLCEVLHSRPLANLPSTKGCILGKIQDGTHEWNRIANEAARTIPGRENGGNCDIKNLSRGSKIYLPVFVEGANLSTGDMHFSQGDGEVSFCGAIEMSGFLELKCEIIRNGMKEYLTPMGPTPLHVNPIFEIGPMEPRFSEWLVFEGISVDESGQQHYLDASVAYKRAVLNAIDYLSKFGYTKEQVYLLLSCCPCEGRISGIVDAPNAVATLAIPTAIFDQHQNQLLSHDQDGNSLLSVNETTSGYSPKGQ
- the LOC107860201 gene encoding formamidase isoform X1, producing MAPPTPRLVIPIDLKKKPWEQKLPLHNRWHPEIPPVTEIKTGETFRIEMVDWTAGAIQDNNSAIDVKTVDLSTVHYLSGPVRVVDLDGNPAEPGDLLAVEICNLGPLPGDEWGFTAIFDRENGGGFLTDHFPRATKAIWYFEGIYAYSPHIPGVRFPGLVHPGIIGTAPSKELLNIWNERERKLEETGPQTLKLCEVLHSRPLANLPSTKGCILGKIQDGTHEWNRIANEAARTIPGRENGGNCDIKNLSRGSKIYLPVFVEGANLSTGDMHFSQGDGEVSFCGAIEMSGFLELKCEIIRNGMKEYLTPMGPTPLHVNPIFEIGPMEPRFSEWLVFEGISVDESGQQHYLDASVAYKRAVLNAIDYLSKFGYTKEQVYLLLSCCPCEGRISGIVDAPNAVATLAIPTAIFDQDIRPKVNKVPIGPRLVRNPVIPQCTYDGSLPITKNPLLDQQGSSCNMDARS
- the LOC107860201 gene encoding formamidase isoform X3, whose amino-acid sequence is MMNSIGPKLVLQVDLKKKPWEQNPPLHNRWHPEIPPVADVRVREVFRVEMVDFSGGGITKDYTAEDIKHADQSVVHYLSGPVRVVDLDGNPAEPGDLLAVEICNLGPLPGDEWGFTAIFDRENGGGFLTDHFPRATKAIWYFEGIYAYSPHIPGVRFPGLVHPGIIGTAPSKELLNIWNERERKLEETGPQTLKLCEVLHSRPLANLPSTKGCILGKIQDGTHEWNRIANEAARTIPGRENGGNCDIKNLSRGSKIYLPVFVEGANLSTGDMHFSQGDGEVSFCGAIEMSGFLELKCEIIRNGMKEYLTPMGPTPLHVNPIFEIGPMEPRFSEWLVFEGISVDESGQQHYLDASVAYKRAVLNAIDYLSKFGYTKEQVYLLLSCCPCEGRISGIVDAPNAVATLAIPTAIFDQEYQTNKLCTQIAFSFLISWKIKQRQSSLTQSYILLASKSAIIT